The Carassius auratus strain Wakin unplaced genomic scaffold, ASM336829v1 scaf_tig00002951, whole genome shotgun sequence DNA window TATAGTCATACAGCTTGAAGTAAGACATTCAAAACTGTAAAGCTTTTGCAAAGTCATTTGTCATTTGTGTTCCATTATTAACTGATTAATAGAGATTTCAGATAGTTGTTCTGTTCAGAACTATTACATTTGGTGTAGTTTCTGTTGCTGCTTGTGTTTCTGTAAAAGTTTCATTTGTTTCTGGTTTTCGTTTTTGTTGCTTGAACCAGTTCAGAGCCCTGTTTTTCCCTCCCATAATAAAAAGATATTTGATCATAAAGCTAAGCATTTATCATCTTACTTAgacatattattgggagatatagaGCGACAGCTGGTGTTTATATGCTTTTTATGCAAGTAATCTGCTGTATCTGTCaattatttacacattttggCTATATCAGAATCATCTccaaattttatacattttttttcactttgggcctctgaataaaataaaggtgtttttgttttcttctctggAATGAGctccatattttcattttattatactaTAAGAGATGTAAAAgtctgatgtatcaaatatgatactcaaaaaaaacatgcaaatgtttttaagattttgtttCAGTAaacttccatctctctctctctctatctatctatctatctatctatccatctatctctatatatatatatatatatatatatatatatatatatatatatatatatatatatatatataaaaattgaacATGGATATTTTTTCTTCAGGCTTTACAGGATTAATTGCAAAAGTATTAATCTTTCCCCTTTGTTTTCCTTATGCTCATGCATCTTCCTAGGACACGACCTCAGATGAACAGACAGTCATCAGCAACACTCCTGAGCTCTTCAGATCTgtctctgagtcccagtctcAGACGTCCCCTGTCTTCACCAGGCATGGCTGCTTAATTCACCAGCCTGTAGTATGTGTTGAGAAACTGAGTCAGGACCTCATCCCGGCAAGCATAGACTCAAACTTTCACATGCAAGATGGCGCTGCCGCTTCCATTTGCACTTACAGATCTCCGTCCCCAAAGCAGGAAGATTCACCCTTTTCCAAATGCCCAGTCTTCACTCAGAAAGACTTCAAACGAAAAATGTATTTGCCAGAGGACAAAGATGGTCGTAAAAATACCAATGCAAGTGAAGACGATACTTGTATATCTAATGAAGATACTCATTTACCAACACAAGTAAGCCAAGGTTTGAGCACAGATCCAGATATGTGCCTTTCACCTTCTGCGAGATCCAAGCTATCAAGCTCCGAATGTGTGCCTAAAACCAGCAATGAAGATGTCACTGTAGCAAGCTTAAGTAGGACATCTTAAAATGACAGGTTTAGCAGTTACACTATTGttcataaatttatatataagtcactggggtatacaggtgcatctcaatgaattaggatgtcatggaaaagtttatttatttcagtaattcaactcaaattgtaaaacacGTGCATAAATTCAAAAACtcttgcaaaggtttcctgagccttcaaaatggtctctcagtttggttcactaggctgcACAATCATGGGGAATCATCAACACCCtttacaaggagggtaagccacaaacattcattgccaaagaagctggctgttcacagagtgctgtatccaagcatgttaacagaaagttgagtggaaggaacaagtgtggaagaaaaagatgcacaaccagtCAAGAGAACCACAgcattatgaggattgtcaagtttttgagtgaacttcacaaggaattgaCTGAGGatggctggggtcaaggcatcaacagccaccacacacagatgtgtcaaggaatttggctacagttgtcgtatttctcttgttaagccacttctgaaccacagacaaagtcagaggcatcttacctgggctaaggagaagaactggactgttgcccagtggtcccaagtcctcttttcagatgagagcaggttttgtatttcataaaccaaggtcctagagtctggaggaagggtggagaagctcatagcccaagttgcttgaagtccagtgttaagtttccacagtctgtgatgatttggggtgcaatgtcatctgctggtgttggtccattgtgttttttgaaaaccaatgtcactgcacccatttaccaagaaattttggagcacttcatgattCCTTCTaccttttgaagatgctgatattatgcccacactgccaaaaacaccaaaagttggttaaatgaccatggtgttggtgtgcttgactggccagaaaactcaccagacctgaaccccagagagaatccatgggttattgtcaagaggaaaatgagaaacaagatccaaaaaatgcaaatgagctgaaggccactgacaaagaaacctgggcttccagaccacctcagcagtgccaaaaactgatcacctccatgccacgccgaactgagagtaattaaagcaaaaggaaccCCTGCCAAGTAATGAGTACATGCAATTAAATTCTCTAAAAAGGTTTTTTATGtgagcccaaatcatcacagttaaaataacaaaagacttaaactacttcagtctgtgtgcattgaatttatttaatacacaagtttcacaatttaagttgaattacagaaataaattaacttttccatgacattctaatttattgagatacacctgtagcaatagccaaaaatatattatatgggtgaaaattattgatttttcttttattccaaaaatcattagtacgttgagtaaagatcatgttccatgaagatattttgtacatttcctactgtaaatatatcaaaacttaattttggattagtaatatgcacgGCTGAGAACTTCAATGATttaggcgattttctcagtattttgatttttttgcaccgtcagattccaaattttcaaaTGGTTGTATCTCATCCAAATAATATcctattctaacaaaccatacatcaatggaaagcttatttattccactttcatATGTATATAGGATGTATACATGatgtataaatcataaaaaagcaCAAGACTTAGCACAAGACTtttgaaaaaaagcattaaaaaaaaatcttaccttttcacatttgaatggtagtgtgtgttGCAGAGAGAACTTTACTATAAGTCACTTGTATTTATAGAAGTCTGGTTTTACCTTAAGTTTGGAATGAATTAATCCTCtctaatgttttcataatttttttaatgacttttactTAACGTTGCACAATCCTGCTCCCTGAGATCTACCCAAGAAGGTAAAAATCAGCAGAAATAGTATAGCATCTGTAAATGTTTGACATAATATGTTGCCCATTTTCTCACATATTGTAAAGTATGCATAATATGCACATTTTcaactctgtttgtgttctaaCTTTGTCTGATAATTTTAACAGAAAAGCCCTAACCTAAAGCAAGCGGAGGATCAGACCACTCGGGAAGAGAATGTAAAATCTGACAATGGTATGCCATTTCTTGCACTACTCTACACTGTGGCCATACTGGCAAAGTTTGCACTTTACTCAGAGCCATATGGCCTAGAACCAAGAGTTTGtagttttcaaattattattattttatctacaATTATCAATTTTCAgcacaaatacaaaataacttgCATACTTTATTTCCAAGTGGTATGTGGATGCATATGTACATAAGGCTATATAGTCGTGCCAAACAAAATACTTTAGTGTTTAGTAAAGATTCAAGGCAATTTGAGTTTTAGCTCTGGCAACAGAAAAACAGTCTTTATGCTTGAAGTTGCATGTGTGGTTGACCCACTGTAGTTGCAAGACTAAGCAGTGTTTTGCAGTATTTGGTACCACACAGAGTAAGTTTGGTTCCTGCCGACAGGGCCTTTTAAGTCATTGGGTTTTCTGTGCGATGGATccatacaatttttttctttttaaatacacaattgtttagtaaggatgcattaaattgatcaaaagtgacagtaaagatagaTTACAAACGTGctttgcttcaaataaaagctgttctttctattcattaaagaatcctacaAAAATTTTAAAGTCAAAGACTGCTTAatgagacttcttaaaaaaaaaaaaagaaacttttgaacggtagtttaTGGTAGTTCTGTATATGATTTTGTACAGAATGTTTGGGTTAACTGTTAACATGTTTTAAACTCCAGAAACTGCTCCGAACACTTGGAATGAATTTGCTAGTCACATGGACTTACATTTAACAGATGAAGATGATGGCAGCGAAGAGGTAGGTACTGTATTTTATAGTTAGTAGTTTGTATATTAAAAGTAACTGCATGTTTAATATCCTGTCATTTGAACAGAGGGGTATTAGACATTAACATGCACAAGAATATTCTGATCTTGTTCAACATTTGGTTATATTTCAACTATTCAAAGCCTCATGTAAGCCCTTCATTGCCAAAACCACATAGTTGTTAACCAGATAATGTTATGGTTTTTAGAAATTTGTATACAACATCTGGCATCTGCCTCTATTTACtaacattcatttataaatatctatgtacaaacacattttttgtgtgtgatattaaatacaaacatgtacaaaaatgtatatgcatttcAAAGTTTATTGGCAATATGCTTGTTACATGTATACAGGAATATTCTAAAAGCTATAGAACATGTAAACAGCAAGGTTTAATTAGAATGTGATTCTTAATTGGAAAATGTTGTCTTTTTCCAGTTTATTTCCCCCAGCCCAGTCTTGCACAAGAACATTTTTCAACCAGTCAAGACTGAGCTTTCCCCTACCCAGTCCTGCATCTCTCCAGCTGTCTTCACACCCAATCCTTCTACACAAGACACACAGATGTCCCGGTCTGTCCTGGAGGAGGGCTCGGGAGCATTAAAAGGTGTGGAATTCAAACCCTCCGACTGTAAACCTCCACATACTTCATTGGAAAAAGGAGAATGCACTATTTCTTACTTCTGGGGTGTGCCTTTCTGTCCCATGGGGCAAAACCCGGATGAGTACACGCGTGTGATCTTGTGTCAAATGGAGGTGTATGAGAAGAGTCTGAAGGAGGCCCAGCGAGAGCTGCTACGCAAAGCAGACTGGGGAGAGCCAGTAAGTGACATCAGCTGCATTCATTCAGTCAAAACATCATATTACAACAGTTATATTCAGGGGCGTAGGAACTGAAACCTACCAGTTTTCCTCATGAAGATTAAGATTAATAATGTGATATATTTACAATTGTTTAATGGCTGCCAAAACCactgtaacaatatatatattttttatagaatattAAGTAATGTAGATTgccaaattatagatttttttttttctcttcaggtGATTCCTGGCTCATCAGAGAGGCCATTTGGTGCAAGGAGATGGAAGCGCCACAGAGCTCCTCAGTTGTCCGAGGATGAAGAGGAGAATGACaaagatggagagaaagaaaataacagaATAGATGTAGAAGAAGAGAGGGAAGAGGCTAAGGAGGAGTCTGTGGTGGGGTCACAAGAGGATGCTGAGGGCAGACAGTGTGAAACATATGTAGTGGTGTCTTCTCCAGAGACAAAAGATGAGCAAGAGGTTAGTATACTTTTTTTGATATCAATCTAATCTCTGTCTTTAGGTTGGGTGTTAAGATCTAGGGATGTCAGCATGTGAAATTAATATGTAGTAATAGTTCCATCATGTCTGTTTGAATTCATGGCTCCGGGTAGCTTTATCCTCCTGAGACCCAGAAAAAAAGGGTTTGgtgatcttttatttatttattaattttttatgtcattacattgttcgaagcaaaaacaaaacatttttgatttgttttgaaagATATTATATGTcctttgtataattattatacagaGGACATATTGCATCTGTCGATCCATCGGTTCTGTCCTGTTTTTCATTGACACGCCCCAAACTCGGAGCTAAAAGACAGTTCAGTGTTTCCCACTGGTTATTATGACTTTGTGGTGCCATTCATGTgcgtttaaagctgcagtaggtaacttttgtaaaaatatattttgtacatatttgttaaacctgtcattatgtcctgacagtagaatatgagacagttaatctgtgaaaaaatcaagctcctctggctcctcccattgCAGGAATACattgctcccggtaagaaacaaccaatcagagctgccgtCCGTAACTTtgattgtgttcaaaatgtagaaaaatgtatataataagcgagtacaccatgaatccattttccaaaccgtatttttaacttgtcctgaatcactagggtgcacctataataagtgtttatataaactAACTGACCCCTGATTGGAACATCCACAAAATTCACACAGTAATCTAATATCAGCTTATGACATGACAAGTCAACAAAGTATTTTAGGCTTCTGTGCTAAAATGTGTAATGTCAAAAAACTAATAAAGAAGGAAATGttgtatgtattgtatatttattgtaaatacgCCTATATTCtataaaattacaatacatttattttaaatgtatagtgcAGCTTTTTAGTGAAACAGCAACATATCACAGGTAGGCCAGTACGAGACAGGCTATTAATATAAGAGAGTTATTAAGAAAAAAAGCACTTTAGGCAAAaccaattattatattatttttaattcgtCAAATCAATTTTTAGGTTGAAGGCAAACAAAAGTTTTAAACAAAACCCTGTACAAAGATGATTATCAACTTATTGTTATGAAAGATATTACAGAATGATTTAATATACCggtaatattttactttattcaaaatgttaaaacatgGCCACATTAATTATTACTTTTCTACACATTGAGAGTAACAACTTGCAGCATTTCTAGTAGAATCTCATATTTCAtaggaatacacacacacacacatactgtacatatatatatatatatacacacgcacatacaAAAGAATCACCtccttaaaataatcacattttgttgctttgcagcatGAAATGAAGGCGGACTCAGTTTTTGtttattcagctgtatttactccGAGCAACTTATAAAATcaaagtgaaagatataacaccaacacatcagaaaaataaaataaaacaaaaccgaatcactgagttggaaaaaagGATCGCCACCTTGTGTCAGTGTTTAGTTGAACCaactttgctttaattacagccttcatgtctctactaactttgcacatctactGCAATATTTGCTCACTCTTCTATGCAGAACTGCTGCtgaagttcagttaaatttgatggtgacCGTTTATGGACTTCACTGCAGTCTGTAAGTCTTTACACAGATTTTCAGTGAGGGTTAAGTCTGGTctctgactaggccatgcaatgtcattcacctttttctccttcaaccactgcatgctcagttttgctgtgtgcttttggtcattgtcatgttagaaggtaaaatacaaaatataaaatacattttatgtgtattatacatttaactaaaggatCCTGCAAGCACTTAAATTTATCCCCCTATACTCGtactgcacaaaaagtggttcagtaacgttgaatgttacagggactgattattgcaGATGCAGATCCCACTGTGTTCTGGTATATCGCCTTGCTTACAGTATCGCAACATATCATATCACAACCACTGTATCATGGCAATACACAGCCCctattttaaagggggtgattcttttaTATAcccactgtacatacatacataaatgaatatgtatagagagaaagagagagacaattTATTTCCTTATTCACTTGTGTTGACcaaaaaatgtctaaaaacatGCTGTGTTTCCTAGTGTACTCTACAGATGACATGTATGAAATGTATGTCCTgttttgaaaaagaaagtcaTTCTGTTTTGAATGCCTAAAGTTTACCCGAGACATTAATTTATGAGCAAAGAGGACAAAGTCTATGGCTGGTTCTCTCTGTAGAATATGGGGTTTTTGACTTGTGTTTTTTGGGTGTAATACCATCATCAACCGCAAGATGACGCTTCATTAACTAGATATACTGGAACAAAGACAGTGTTGTTAAGAATGTTGCCCCTGTTGCTGATATCTTGTTTGCTTTCTCAACAGGAAAAAAAACCTTTCTTCAGCCAGGAGGAGCCTGTAACTGCcgctttaaataaacattttaggtAAAATAGTGTCTTGTTCCCTTAACTCTTAGATGTAGTAACGTTTACATTTTTTGAGTTGAGTGTTGAGTGTTTAGATTTCcaccaaagtgtgtgtgtgtgtgtgtatatatatatatatatatatataagagaatAATCTATAAATTCTAGaatatttctgaaatattgttaatCTTCACTCAAGGAAATTCACTTGAAGGAAATTCAAAATAGCTGTTGTTGGTATATCACTGTTCCACTAACATGTTTCACAAAATAACCAAGGCATTgcaacaaaaacctttattttgtggTA harbors:
- the LOC113070111 gene encoding BRCA1-A complex subunit RAP80-like isoform X3 gives rise to the protein MPRRKRAADEGGRRVKVSSVEHNDEETLVISDSEHEEEEDCSFKQSSWTTRLERRENQSHLQKMTEEDMLNLAMRLSTQEANRAAQRQELEDNDIQKAIEESLNESSLKALEGHDEAASSTDQPQQNVTSEISTSPLPEMSDPSQKTSIHLSIRSSPAQVSSPPASTQDTTSDEQTVISNTPELFRSVSESQSQTSPVFTRHGCLIHQPVVCVEKLSQDLIPASIDSNFHMQDGAAASICTYRSPSPKQEDSPFSKCPVFTQKDFKRKMYLPEDKDGRKNTNASEDDTCISNEDTHLPTQKSPNLKQAEDQTTREENVKSDNETAPNTWNEFASHMDLHLTDEDDGSEEFISPSPVLHKNIFQPVKTELSPTQSCISPAVFTPNPSTQDTQMSRSVLEEGSGALKGVEFKPSDCKPPHTSLEKGECTISYFWGVPFCPMGQNPDEYTRVILCQMEVYEKSLKEAQRELLRKADWGEPVIPGSSERPFGARRWKRHRAPQLSEDEEENDKDGEKENNRIDVEEEREEAKEESVVGSQEDAEGRQCETYVVVSSPETKDEQEEKKPFFSQEEPVTAALNKHFRGSAPCETPDETQIQCSAEQEKEEAQNHVHCEEDDIVCPETQLTQNSTPEELMVTSPAQPQSHTGSEVIEVEEGGCAPVVEEMMETEGLECPMCSKLFPLDKIEVHAALCNGEIYHQEEQLQEVVARRKRTKINLTEETPRSGK